AAATCTAGCGTAGCCTTGCCATTTTCGGTGCATCATTTGCGTATTCGTAGTGTACAAAATGAAATTGATATTTCGTTTCATTGTACTATAGACGGTCAAACACCTATTACCGAAGCTCACTCATTAACCGAACAAATCGAGAATAGTCTACGTGAACAGTTACCCAATGTCGGTCATGTGCTTATTCACGTTGAGCCACCGGGACGCTGTGGATAATTTGAAGAACAAAAAACGTTATTACCCTAAAACCCGTCGCGCCTGTTCAATGTCACTTTTTATCTGCGCTTTTAGAGCGGTTACATCAGAAAAATTTATTTCGCTACGCAGGCGATCAATAAGCTCAATGGTCATTGCGGTACCATATAGCGGCCCGCCTTGGTATTCAGGAAAATGGGCTTCGATTTTTAATTGGTCGCCACCAAAAGTGGGGGTGGTACCAATATTAACTACCGCTTCAAACAAGCCAATATCGCAAATTGCACGGCCAGCGTAGACACCCGATGACGGTATTAGCTCATAGTGAGTATCTAAATTGGCCGTCGGAAAACCTAAACCTGTACCACGTTGTGCTCCTCGTAAAATCACACCGGCAAGCGTAAACGGTCGACCCAGCAACATGGCTGCCCCACGTACGGTGCCCGACCATAAATATTCACGAATTTTGCTTGAACTAACGGTTATGTTATTAACCATATGAGTAGCTATTGAATGCACGCTATAGCCAAAAACATTACCCCACTCAAACAGTTTTTGTACATCACCGC
The window above is part of the Deltaproteobacteria bacterium genome. Proteins encoded here:
- the ribF gene encoding riboflavin biosynthesis protein RibF; translated protein: MRVLRGSYNYDLGGDSYVVGIGVFDSVHLGHQALLHKVQAIAAATGLPSLVYTFDPHPLKITQPANAPKLIEPLSVRLARLEAMGIGTTLIEPFTDEFARQSANSFARTLATKVKAKHVVVGNKFTFGNKQSGDVQKLFEWGNVFGYSVHSIATHMVNNITVSSSKIREYLWSGTVRGAAMLLGRPFTLAGVILRGAQRGTGLGFPTANLDTHYELIPSSGVYAGRAICDIGLFEAVVNIGTTPTFGGDQLKIEAHFPEYQGGPLYGTAMTIELIDRLRSEINFSDVTALKAQIKSDIEQARRVLG